A single Streptomyces sp. 2114.4 DNA region contains:
- a CDS encoding 1-acyl-sn-glycerol-3-phosphate acyltransferase, whose protein sequence is MAELVYPPVIGAARTLFKALDLKFDIAGTDHIPRRGGAVLVSNHIGYLDFVFAGLTARPAKRLVRFMAKESVFRHKVSGPLMRAMKHIPVDRAQGMHAYKHALSALRSGEIIGVFPEATISESFTLKTFKSGAVRLAQEAGVPLLPVALWGTQRLWTKGHKRDLGRNHLPITIRVGEPMEADPAEQAEKITDRLRARVQDLLEAAQRAYPVRPKDAEDTWWMPAHLGGTAPAAPGTAG, encoded by the coding sequence ATGGCAGAGCTCGTCTATCCGCCGGTGATCGGCGCCGCCCGCACTCTCTTCAAGGCGCTCGATCTGAAATTCGACATCGCCGGGACGGACCACATTCCGCGCCGCGGCGGGGCGGTTCTGGTGAGCAATCACATCGGGTACCTGGACTTCGTCTTCGCCGGGCTGACGGCCCGTCCCGCCAAGCGGCTGGTGCGCTTCATGGCGAAGGAGTCGGTGTTCCGGCACAAGGTGTCCGGCCCGCTGATGCGCGCGATGAAGCACATCCCCGTGGACCGGGCGCAGGGGATGCACGCCTACAAGCACGCGCTGTCCGCCCTGCGTTCGGGCGAAATCATCGGGGTGTTCCCCGAGGCGACGATCTCCGAGTCCTTCACCCTGAAGACCTTCAAGTCCGGTGCGGTGCGGCTGGCCCAGGAGGCCGGGGTGCCGCTGCTGCCGGTGGCGCTGTGGGGCACCCAGCGGCTGTGGACCAAGGGCCACAAGCGCGATCTGGGCCGGAACCACCTGCCGATAACGATCCGGGTGGGCGAGCCGATGGAGGCCGATCCGGCCGAGCAGGCCGAGAAGATCACCGACCGGCTGCGGGCCCGGGTGCAGGACCTGCTGGAGGCGGCGCAGCGCGCCTACCCCGTACGTCCCAAGGACGCCGAGGACACCTGGTGGATGCCGGCCCACCTCGGCGGCACGGCACCCGCCGCGCCCGGGACCGCCGGATAG
- a CDS encoding B3/4 domain-containing protein: MPSSSHVSGTTRRLHVSDEVRDLAPGFGYLAVEAHGLTNGPSDEAGAALLDEATRRLAGRLDGRAPQDDPHLAAWRAAYTAFGSKPSRTRNSAEALARRALADGGLPRINRLVDLYNALSVAHLIPVGGEDLDRIQGGMRLVRATGDEPFVTAAGGAETVEHPEAGEVVWCDDEGVTCRRWNWRQGVRTRLTEDSVSALFLLERMAPMPLDALSAAGAELAETLQKACPGARIEIGDIWTP, translated from the coding sequence ATGCCCAGCTCTTCGCACGTCTCCGGCACGACCCGTCGCCTGCATGTCTCCGACGAGGTGCGGGACCTGGCACCCGGTTTCGGCTACCTCGCCGTCGAAGCCCACGGTCTGACCAACGGGCCCAGTGACGAGGCCGGCGCGGCGCTCCTGGACGAGGCCACCCGCCGCCTCGCCGGGCGTCTGGACGGCCGCGCCCCGCAGGACGATCCACACCTCGCCGCCTGGCGCGCCGCGTACACCGCCTTCGGCAGCAAGCCGTCGCGCACCCGCAACTCCGCCGAGGCGCTGGCCAGGCGGGCGCTCGCGGACGGCGGTCTGCCCCGCATCAACCGCCTCGTCGACCTCTACAACGCCCTCAGCGTCGCCCACCTCATCCCCGTGGGCGGCGAGGACCTGGACCGCATCCAGGGCGGTATGCGGCTCGTGCGGGCGACCGGCGACGAGCCCTTCGTGACCGCGGCCGGCGGCGCCGAGACCGTCGAGCACCCCGAGGCGGGCGAGGTGGTCTGGTGTGACGACGAGGGCGTCACCTGCCGCCGCTGGAACTGGCGGCAGGGGGTACGCACCCGCCTGACCGAGGACTCGGTCAGCGCCCTCTTCCTGCTGGAGCGGATGGCCCCCATGCCCCTCGACGCGCTGAGCGCCGCGGGCGCCGAACTGGCCGAGACGCTGCAGAAGGCCTGCCCCGGCGCCCGCATCGAGATCGGCGACATCTGGACCCCCTGA